One Gammaproteobacteria bacterium DNA segment encodes these proteins:
- the proB gene encoding glutamate 5-kinase translates to MTPERARFAAARRWVVKIGSALLTNDGRGVDRQAIEGWVSQMAGLLRRDIEIILVSSGAVAEGMTRLGWTRRPHEVHKLQAAAAVGQMGLVQVYEQAFQTYGTHTAQILLTREDLANRERYLNARTTLCTLLRLGVVPIVNENDTVATDEIRLGDNDTLAGLVCNLVEAELLVILTDQEGFFRADPRIDPGAELISLAEAGDATLEGLAGGSGAFGRGGMQTKLAAAKLAARSGTATIIASGRAPDVLARVAGGEAIGTLFKPPQPPLAARKQWLAGQLRPSGILTLDAGAVEVLRRSGRSLLAVGVSAVAGTFQRGEVVSCVGPDGREVARGLVNYDAAETDLIKGQPSARIESILGYVDEPELIHRDNLVLV, encoded by the coding sequence ATGACGCCTGAACGCGCCCGCTTCGCCGCCGCCCGCCGCTGGGTGGTCAAGATCGGCAGCGCCCTGCTCACCAACGACGGGCGGGGCGTGGATCGTCAGGCCATCGAAGGCTGGGTCAGCCAGATGGCGGGCCTGCTGCGGCGGGACATCGAGATCATCCTGGTATCCTCGGGCGCCGTGGCCGAGGGCATGACGCGCCTGGGTTGGACCCGGCGGCCCCACGAGGTGCACAAGCTTCAGGCCGCGGCCGCGGTGGGCCAGATGGGGCTGGTGCAGGTCTACGAGCAAGCCTTTCAGACCTATGGCACCCACACCGCCCAGATCCTCCTGACCCGGGAGGACCTGGCCAACCGCGAGCGTTACCTCAATGCCCGCACCACCCTGTGCACCCTGCTGCGCCTCGGGGTCGTGCCCATCGTCAACGAGAACGATACGGTGGCCACGGACGAGATTCGCCTGGGGGACAACGACACCTTGGCGGGGCTGGTATGCAACTTGGTGGAGGCCGAGTTGCTGGTGATCCTGACGGACCAGGAGGGCTTCTTCCGCGCCGATCCCCGTATCGACCCCGGGGCCGAACTGATCTCCCTGGCCGAGGCGGGCGATGCCACCCTGGAGGGCCTCGCCGGTGGCAGCGGGGCTTTCGGCCGCGGTGGCATGCAGACCAAGCTGGCCGCCGCCAAGCTCGCGGCCCGCTCGGGTACCGCCACCATCATCGCCTCGGGGCGGGCCCCCGATGTGCTGGCGCGGGTGGCCGGGGGCGAGGCCATCGGCACCCTGTTCAAGCCGCCCCAGCCACCCCTGGCGGCGCGCAAGCAGTGGCTGGCGGGGCAGCTCCGCCCCAGCGGCATCCTCACCCTCGACGCCGGAGCGGTGGAGGTATTACGCCGTTCCGGACGCAGCCTGCTGGCAGTGGGGGTCAGCGCCGTGGCCGGCACCTTCCAGCGCGGCGAGGTGGTGAGCTGCGTCGGCCCCGATGGCAGGGAGGTGGCCCGGGGGCTGGTGAACTACGATGCGGCGGAAACGGATCTCATCAAGGGCCAGCCCAGTGCCCGCATCGAGTCCATCCTCGGCTACGTGGACGAGCCGGAGCTTATTCATCGGGATAATCTGGTGTTGGTGTGA
- the rpsT gene encoding 30S ribosomal protein S20 — protein sequence MANSPQAIKRARQALKRRARNQGQRSMVRTSIKKVVNAIESGDRETAVQAYTAAVPIIDRMADKDLLHRNKAARHKSRLNARIKAMA from the coding sequence TTGGCCAACTCCCCCCAAGCCATCAAGAGAGCACGCCAGGCACTGAAGCGCCGGGCCAGAAACCAGGGACAGCGCTCCATGGTGCGCACGTCTATCAAGAAGGTGGTCAATGCCATCGAATCCGGTGACCGCGAGACCGCCGTCCAGGCCTACACGGCGGCCGTGCCTATCATCGACCGCATGGCGGACAAGGATCTGTTACATCGCAACAAGGCGGCGCGCCACAAGAGCAGGCTCAACGCCCGCATCAAGGCCATGGCCTGA